From a region of the Agrobacterium tumefaciens genome:
- a CDS encoding mechanosensitive ion channel family protein — protein sequence MEQQATDIIVASQAALRQASAMAVQYSFSVVGALLLLIVGWLAATFLQRWAFQGLSRIRGFDATLAGFFAGAIRYVILVLVIVMVLGQFGVQTASILAALGAAGLAIGLALQGTLQNIAAGIMLLVLRPFRVGEYIETSTVNGTIIEIGLFATELKTSEGLYRLAPNSTLWNVPITNYSRFPSRRHELSLTVKNDEDLADAQDMLMKVVRSESRVLLDPAPVVFVDSINADGATLKLRYWVRSENFFTTTRDVTKAMKLAFNVWKAEINAQTA from the coding sequence ATGGAACAACAGGCAACGGATATCATCGTCGCATCGCAGGCAGCGTTGCGACAGGCGAGCGCGATGGCCGTTCAATACTCCTTCTCTGTGGTCGGCGCGCTTCTGCTGCTCATCGTCGGCTGGCTGGCCGCGACGTTCCTGCAACGCTGGGCGTTTCAGGGCCTTTCCCGCATTCGCGGATTTGATGCCACGCTGGCTGGCTTCTTTGCCGGAGCCATTCGCTACGTCATTCTCGTTCTCGTTATCGTCATGGTGCTTGGCCAGTTTGGCGTGCAGACAGCTTCCATTCTGGCGGCACTTGGTGCTGCCGGTCTTGCCATCGGTCTCGCGCTTCAGGGCACGCTGCAGAACATTGCAGCCGGCATCATGCTGCTGGTGCTGCGTCCATTCCGGGTCGGCGAATATATCGAAACGTCGACGGTCAATGGCACGATCATCGAGATCGGTCTGTTTGCGACAGAACTGAAGACCAGCGAAGGTCTCTACCGTCTGGCGCCGAATTCGACGCTCTGGAACGTGCCGATCACCAACTACAGCCGTTTCCCCTCCCGTCGCCACGAACTTAGCCTGACGGTAAAAAATGACGAGGATCTCGCAGACGCGCAGGACATGCTGATGAAGGTCGTGCGCTCCGAAAGCCGTGTGCTGCTCGACCCGGCACCGGTGGTCTTCGTGGATTCCATCAATGCAGACGGCGCAACGCTGAAATTGCGTTACTGGGTACGGAGCGAGAACTTCTTCACCACCACACGTGACGTGACCAAGGCTATGAAGCTGGCGTTCAATGTCTGGAAAGCGGAAATCAACGCACAGACGGCATGA
- a CDS encoding protein tyrosine phosphatase has translation MTAIVVSPLSRIAEMAVRHKSREMVTLIAKEQSFHRPAVISAERHLTLAMNDITFKGTGDLVAPDDAHIQRLIDFAAGWDQSAPLLVHCWMGVSRSPAAAVIAALSLFPDQDEKALAARLRAASPYATPNARIIEIGDRLLGRDGRLVAAIKAIGRGADTDGNVPFVLPLVD, from the coding sequence ATGACGGCCATTGTCGTATCTCCCCTGTCGCGCATTGCCGAAATGGCGGTGAGGCACAAGTCTCGCGAAATGGTGACATTGATTGCCAAGGAGCAATCGTTCCATCGGCCGGCCGTCATTTCAGCCGAGCGGCATCTGACGCTTGCCATGAACGACATTACCTTCAAGGGAACCGGCGATCTCGTCGCGCCAGATGACGCGCATATCCAACGGCTTATCGATTTCGCAGCCGGGTGGGACCAGTCGGCACCGCTACTCGTCCACTGCTGGATGGGCGTGTCACGCTCACCTGCGGCGGCCGTTATTGCCGCACTCAGCCTCTTCCCCGATCAGGACGAAAAAGCACTTGCCGCACGCCTGCGCGCCGCCTCGCCTTACGCGACGCCGAACGCGCGGATCATCGAAATCGGCGACCGACTGCTTGGGCGCGACGGCAGGCTGGTTGCGGCGATCAAGGCAATCGGGCGCGGCGCCGATACGGATGGCAATGTGCCTTTCGTACTGCCGCTTGTGGATTAA
- a CDS encoding HD family hydrolase — translation MAPAKSPRAWQRMLSGRRLDLLDPSPLDVEIADIAHGLARVARWNGQTKGDHAFSVAQHCLVVEAIFCLMCTDATPEDMQMALLHDAPEYVIGDMISPFKSVVGGGYKSVEKRLEAAIHLRFGLPPHPTRDLKDLIKKADTAAAYFEATELAGFSIPEAQKFFGTPRGLTRDMLDIVPLPAIEAQRLFVERFETIEALRNTHKSGAA, via the coding sequence GTGGCGCCTGCGAAAAGCCCGCGCGCCTGGCAACGGATGCTGTCCGGCAGACGCCTCGATCTGCTCGATCCCTCTCCTCTCGATGTCGAAATTGCCGACATTGCCCATGGGCTTGCCCGCGTCGCACGCTGGAACGGTCAGACGAAGGGCGATCATGCCTTTTCGGTGGCGCAGCATTGCCTGGTCGTTGAAGCGATCTTTTGCCTGATGTGCACGGATGCGACGCCCGAAGACATGCAGATGGCGCTTTTGCACGATGCCCCCGAATATGTGATCGGCGACATGATCTCTCCTTTCAAATCGGTCGTCGGCGGTGGTTACAAGAGCGTCGAAAAAAGGCTGGAGGCCGCCATTCATCTGCGCTTTGGCCTGCCGCCACACCCCACCCGTGATCTCAAGGATCTGATCAAGAAAGCGGACACGGCTGCCGCCTATTTCGAGGCGACAGAACTGGCTGGATTTTCCATTCCCGAGGCGCAAAAATTCTTCGGCACGCCACGCGGTTTGACGCGTGACATGCTCGACATCGTTCCACTGCCGGCAATCGAGGCGCAGCGTCTGTTCGTCGAGCGTTTCGAAACAATCGAAGCGCTGCGCAACACGCATAAGAGCGGTGCTGCATGA